A window of Phragmites australis chromosome 2, lpPhrAust1.1, whole genome shotgun sequence genomic DNA:
TGCACTGATGCAGGCAGCCTCATCTGTCGGCGGTTGTAATTCTGAGGTATATTAAGgttctgtttggtagagttttttttatttaaattttatatagaaagtgatttttttggaggaagtgattctgtagtTGAAaatgattctttaaaataaaatatatggagaagTGATTCTTTgtgggaagtgaatcaggagaagctgtttttttttcagctCTCCAACTTTTAGctcattttagagaatcactcctACGGATTTCACTCAGAAAGCTAAAAGCTAAAAGCtactgtttgacagagctccctCTGATTTCAACCGAAAAGTTGCTCTGAAAGTTTTACCAAATAGATCCTAACTCTTCCCTGCAGCGACTTGGACCCTTGTGCTGTAATACTctgtctccctctcctctccgtTCGTAAAGAGCATCCCAGATTCTCGTcaggataaaaaaaatttaagggAATTTTGTTTTTTAGTATTTTAACGATTTTATTTTACAATTCTCTTTACTTTCACTTCACGAATCTTTTCAAAGaaaaactgttgaagatgaaatTTAGTCTTTAATGCATATCTTTAACCACTGTttttatattagaatatatttataaaatatgttGAATTTGtagtattataaaaataattttcaagacaaatatatatatatatatatatatataattttaaaattttcaaactaaatattttaaaagctattgttagttaaaattttaaaagtttaacaaaccttttttaaaattacataaatattttttaaaatgacatgtatttataaCCGGGGAGTAGCATATGCAATGTGTGCTTGATTAAAGAATGCTGCTAGTTTTCTCAGTTCTCACTCAAGACTCCAGCCCAGAGACCCAACCTTGTTTCGATAAGACATGGCAACAAAAAAATGTATTGCTGTAGCAAAGTACAATGTAGATAACCATGTTCGAGTGGGATAAAAGATGATAAAAATGCTACTACTTGAAGTCGGGGAACACATGGAACCTTTCCTGTTTTCTTGGGTATTTTATCATATATCGAATTCCTAAAAATCACCTACTTTCCGAGCGAGTTGCAGACAGACCAATGATGGAAACACTGTTGGCAAAGCAGCATTCAATCCAGTTTCGGCATCTACTCCACAAATTGGGAGTACAAGTGACTGTCACATACACGCCatagtttcttttcttttctttttttgaatgAAATGAATGAATATACACGCCATAGTTGATCATGGACGACCTGCATTCTGTCACAAGAGTGCCCGTGCAGTAACACATGACGTCTGTGTTTCGACTTGCTTAATATCTTAATAATTCTACTAGAAGCACACTGTTAGTAGATTGCGCAATCTCAAACACTAGAGGAAGACGAACACGGTGTCCTTTGCGTTCATATGTATGACAGTGTGCTACTTGCAGAATTCCAATCACATTATTGATCCAAAcccaaataaaaagaaagaattTCTGTTTCATTATCGATCTAAACCCCCTAAAGAAAACCAACCATCATCTAATGAACACCTTGTACACTTTTTAGCTACCATGATCATATTCTCCACCCTTAATCCCCACCTGATCACTTAATCAGCCATCCGATCGAAAACTGAAAGAGAATGTATATGCAGCTCTAGCTTCTTCCGACATATCCTACATACATTTGGTCGAATTTGGTCGATCTGCTTGCTACATACACTGACATAATTCAAAagtgaagaaagaaaagaaagaaagaaagaaagagcatgGATACGTGCATGGTGACGAGCGATGGTCAATTGATCAGTTGCTGCTGCTGTCGGACTTGGCCTTCTTGAGGTGCTCGATCGCCTTCTTGAGCGTCGGCCGGAACCTCTTCATGTCGAGCCGGACGTCCTGCTTGTCGAGGTACGCCTCCTTGAGCGAGTCCCAGCCCTTGCTCTTGACGCCGTCGGGGTTGGTGAAGATGGGGTGGTCGCGCGGGTACTGGTCGATCAGCGTGCTCTCCTCCGGCGTGATGCGGTACTCCAGGTAGCACAGCCCCATGTCCTTGGACGGGCCGCGGAAGTACCCCGCCACGAACTCCAGCCCGCCCAGGGGCACCACCTGGATCACCACCCCGCCCGTCGGCAGGAATACCATGTTCGTCAGCCCGGCGCCGTGCACGCCAACGATGGCGTCGCAGCTGTTGGCCAGCTCCGCGAACGGCGCCACCTCGTGCTCGCCCTCCGACACCACCACCTCGAACCCGACCTTCTCCGCGCCGCGCACGATCTCCTCCGTGTTCACGAACCGCCGAGTGCGGGCGCGCGCGATCACCAGCAGCCTGGGGCGCTTGCCAGCGTCGGTGGCGGCGACGTCACGCGGCAGACCGTAGGTGGCGCGCATGAACTTGGTGAAGTCAAGCATGGAGTAGCCGTTGGGCGCGCGGCGCGGGTCGATGCTGAAGTCGTAGTGGCTGGTGAGGCCGACCTGGACGTGCCGGAAGCAGTGCACGCGCGGGTCGCTGTCCAAGTCGATCAGCTCGTAGTTGGAGATGCTCTTGAACACCGGCAGGAACTTGCCCAGCCACCACATCTGGAAGTCGGTCACCAGCAGCCGCACCACACCGGCGTACTGCCGCGCCGTTAGGAACAGAGGCAGGATCACGTCCGTGTACGCATGGAAGTAGTTGCCCGTGTACCCGCGGTCCGAGAACACCAGCGCCGGCACGTCGCCGTGCCGGTCCGTGCACGCCGGCGCCTCGCCCGCCACCGACTGCACCGTCAGCACGCGAACGTGGCGCATCGCGTTCGGGTCGGCCTTGCGCGGGTACGGCTTGATGCGCCACGACTCCTCGCGGAAGGTGCGGTCGTCGGCGCCTGGGGGCGCCACCAGGGTGACGCTAGCGTTGGCGCCGAGCACCCGGACGTCGCCGTCGAGCTCGCACCAGTCGATGCGGCGGTTCGACGTGACGTCGCATAGAGGCTTCCACTCCCGCAGCGGCGTCTCCGAATCTTGAAACCATTAGATTAAACACGTCGATTGTTAGTTAATTATGGAATGACTGGCTAGTCCGGAAACGCTAAAAGAGGTCAACGAAATAAAATGATGAGCTTAACAGAGAACGTTGTTCATGTAGACTCTACGAAATTATGATCAGACGAGAGGTCTAGAAATGGAGCAATCTTTCAGCTATGGGAATGGGATGATGCTGCCTACATTGCTCCCATCTCAAGAAAGGAGGAGACAGAGAGACACGGACACAGAGGATAGAGAGTGAAAGCAAAAGCAGTGGTCCAGAACGGCAAGAACATCGGACCCTGCGTTGAGATAGAAGGCTGCACAAATGTGTGTGCGAAAAATTGTGAGCAGTCTACACTTTGCATCTAGATGCCTCGCAACCTGAAGAATTGCAAGTAGGGTTCTTTTCTTCTCACATTGGGTTTCAGTTTGGGTTAGCTGCTTACTGCAatttgaagaagaaaaaacatcttttgcCAAGAAAAGAGGAATCAGGCAGATACCTGCTTTCTTAACCTCTGGAATTGGTGGAATCTGTTGATCAGCAGGAGCCTTGACCTCTGTAGTAGAAGGAATCTGCTGAACAGGAGCAGGGGGAGTGGCAGGATTAGATGGAACCACAGATGGAGAGCTGccattgctgctgctggagtcattgttcttcttgggaGGATTAGCAACAGCATCCTGCACTTGCAGCTCCTCATCCTCGAGAACACCTGACCAAGAACAGCCGCTTGTTTAATCCCGCATTTCCGCCTTCCCCataaaaggaaacaacaaaaaaaaactcgcATCTATCTTGCTTAGAAGTAGTTAGCTGGAGTCATTGATTGCTCACCTGATTCTTGCGTGCTGTTCGCGGATTCCTCTGATGACACGGGAGGAAGAACAGCACCACCGCCAATTGCGTCATCGTCATTGGCAAGAACCACATCCTTGCCGCCCTCCGCGGCAGGCTTCGACGCCGCCGCAGAGGCAACAACGACGCTtgcatcaccatctcccacaaaAGTCTCGTTTTTCTTCGTGCCCACCACTGATGCATTGCGGCCCGAAtctgaaaggaaaaaaataataaagcaattggaaaaaagagaagaagaaaaagcccAATTTTTATCAGATTGGACCTTGCGTGCGGGGCGGTTGAAGTACGAAACACACGAGCTCAGCTCGATCCCCATGGACAGACATAATCAATCAATCTGAAATGATTGCTTCTAGATTGCTGCTGTTGTAGTTTACCTGGCCCCGAAGAGGAAATCTCGTCGTCGTCTTTCTCGAGCACCTCGGCCTTGCTCCCCTGCTTCGACAATGCGTCTCGGTCTTGCACGCTCAAATCTGAACGGAAGGGGAGGAGGAACAGACAGGTCGTGAGTTCTTGGATTAGCATAGCAAGCTTGTTACTGGTGCTAGTGTTACTAGCTACTCCTTTTGCTCCCTGTACTTTAAGATCCCACAGATTAGCTGACGGCTCACCTAATTGCTGCTTGGAGCTGTCGGCGGCGGTCACCAGCGAGCCAACCCCAGCTGCATTCTGGGCAGGAGAGCTTACTGCGcgtgcaaatattcagagaGATTTGAAGAGTTAGCCATGGAAGCAAGGGAAATGCAGATGGTGATAGATAGAGCTCTGTCGATTCAGTGGATAGCTGCTTACTCATGACGATGTGGATGGCGTCGAACTTGGCGGTGGAGAAGTATGCGCAGGTGACGAGGAGGAAACCGGCGATGAGGCCGAGGCCGAACTTGCGGGGCTCCACGCGGCTGAAGCTCTTGAGCAGCTTGGCGTCgtggtggccgccgccgccgccgccgtagctGTACGGCAGCTTCCCACCGCCCTCCATCCCCATGGCTCACctcctccccttctctctctagaGCTGTCCAGAGACTTCTCTCTCGAGCAGCAAGGCACAAGCACACCGCTATATACCTGGCCTCACCTCATGTGAACTGTTGCAGTAACACCAGTAGAAGCTTGCAAGATTACGGCAGCGCGGTCGCGGTGGGTGGTGTCTTACCACGTTCGTGAGGGGCGAGCGGGGTGGGGACAGGGGAGGAGCGGCGTAGCGTGTGAATGAACGAGTGAATACAGGGagaaggggaggaagaagacaagTAGGGTGTGGTCTCAGGATCCTCTCACTTCATCTATTCCAAGTCAAAGTCACTCTAAACCCAAAAATGTtgaattattaataaaaaatattatatatagctaataaaaaatattaatttagtTATAAACggaaaaatattatataattaACTAGAAAATATTGAACTACAGTTAAATTGATATTTCATCTTAGAcgttaatcataaattaaacgGTCCTTAAATAAAGTCACACTAAAATTAGAGGATTCTGATATTCCATTTCCCTCTccttagagcaactccaaccgAACCCCTTCTTTTGGTCCCCTACTCTTTCAAATAGGGGTCTCCCTATCCAGATTTCATCCCTTACTACTCTGCGCACTCCAACCGAACCCCTACTTCGACACCTTAAAATCCACTCTCCTCTATTTTAATCATATGTTATACCTAACAAGTCATATTTTCAATTTGAATTGATATTTCTTCAACGGCTATATTTGTAACGGCTATATTTCGAACAACTATTTTTACAACGGCCACATTTCCAACGGCTACTTGTCCAACGGCTCAATttccaacggctatatttccCTGCTCTATATATGCATGCTTGAACCGT
This region includes:
- the LOC133895500 gene encoding beta-1,2-xylosyltransferase XYXT1-like isoform X1 produces the protein MGMEGGGKLPYSYGGGGGGHHDAKLLKSFSRVEPRKFGLGLIAGFLLVTCAYFSTAKFDAIHIVMISSPAQNAAGVGSLVTAADSSKQQLDLSVQDRDALSKQGSKAEVLEKDDDEISSSGPDSGRNASVVGTKKNETFVGDGDASVVVASAAASKPAAEGGKDVVLANDDDAIGGGAVLPPVSSEESANSTQESGVLEDEELQVQDAVANPPKKNNDSSSSNGSSPSVVPSNPATPPAPVQQIPSTTEVKAPADQQIPPIPEVKKADSETPLREWKPLCDVTSNRRIDWCELDGDVRVLGANASVTLVAPPGADDRTFREESWRIKPYPRKADPNAMRHVRVLTVQSVAGEAPACTDRHGDVPALVFSDRGYTGNYFHAYTDVILPLFLTARQYAGVVRLLVTDFQMWWLGKFLPVFKSISNYELIDLDSDPRVHCFRHVQVGLTSHYDFSIDPRRAPNGYSMLDFTKFMRATYGLPRDVAATDAGKRPRLLVIARARTRRFVNTEEIVRGAEKVGFEVVVSEGEHEVAPFAELANSCDAIVGVHGAGLTNMVFLPTGGVVIQVVPLGGLEFVAGYFRGPSKDMGLCYLEYRITPEESTLIDQYPRDHPIFTNPDGVKSKGWDSLKEAYLDKQDVRLDMKRFRPTLKKAIEHLKKAKSDSSSN
- the LOC133895500 gene encoding beta-1,2-xylosyltransferase XYXT1-like isoform X2, with translation MSVHGDRAELVCFVLQPPRTQDSGRNASVVGTKKNETFVGDGDASVVVASAAASKPAAEGGKDVVLANDDDAIGGGAVLPPVSSEESANSTQESGVLEDEELQVQDAVANPPKKNNDSSSSNGSSPSVVPSNPATPPAPVQQIPSTTEVKAPADQQIPPIPEVKKADSETPLREWKPLCDVTSNRRIDWCELDGDVRVLGANASVTLVAPPGADDRTFREESWRIKPYPRKADPNAMRHVRVLTVQSVAGEAPACTDRHGDVPALVFSDRGYTGNYFHAYTDVILPLFLTARQYAGVVRLLVTDFQMWWLGKFLPVFKSISNYELIDLDSDPRVHCFRHVQVGLTSHYDFSIDPRRAPNGYSMLDFTKFMRATYGLPRDVAATDAGKRPRLLVIARARTRRFVNTEEIVRGAEKVGFEVVVSEGEHEVAPFAELANSCDAIVGVHGAGLTNMVFLPTGGVVIQVVPLGGLEFVAGYFRGPSKDMGLCYLEYRITPEESTLIDQYPRDHPIFTNPDGVKSKGWDSLKEAYLDKQDVRLDMKRFRPTLKKAIEHLKKAKSDSSSN